CTGCGTAACCACCTTCTTTCGCCTTTTTATTTCTTCCTTTTGTTAGCTTAAGGGCAATCTCAAGCCGTTGGTATTGGTCTAATAGCTCCATCAATCCGTTCACCAAAAAGTCGTTAGGGTCTTTTTTGTGAATACTATACGAGGGCTGTTCGATACTTTTAATATCACAACCGTATTTCTTCAGCTCTCGTTGAATGAGCACTTTCACAATATCCGAGCGCCATAACCTGCTTGTATTCAGCACCACCACATACTGTATTTGGACAGACGAAAGGTGAGCCAACATCTCCTGTAAGCCCACCCTGTCTATTTCCAACGCTTCTTCCTTCACCCTAGCGCCACTTATTCCTTCATCTCGAAAAATATGTATTAAGTTCCACCCTTTTTCTTTACAGCAAGCTTCAATCTCCTCTTCTTGATACTTCAAGCTGTATCCATCTCTAGCTTGCCCTTGAGTAGAAACTCTTATATACCCGACAACGTTCAACTTTTCACCCTCCCGTTACGGAAATTTAAATTTATGTAACGCTTTTTAGCGAATAGCGATTATTATACGACTGTCTCTAGTTAAAATACAACAAAAAATTTAAAGCTAAGGTAGTAAAAGAACACTCTTTCACGATACCTTACGGTTATCGCCACGAGCTAGTACGTTTCTCGTTATTTTGTTAACTATGCCATGTCATAACTACCCCAGTCATGTAAAATGTCATCTCGCCTAATTCTCGTTACTATTACGTAATTCAAGTATTTAAACAAAACTCCATGATGGTACAACCTTCATGGAGTCTCATTTCTCAAACAAATCATTTTCGTTTTGTCCTACTCAACAACCCATACTTCTTTTTGTTTACTTGCCTTATGTGAGTGTATGTTACCACATTTAGATTACGAGCTTTGTCCTTCTCGTGTGTAAATATAAATCGAGTAGTAAGGTGGTCGTTATAATTAAATGCCACAGCAACTAATCTAGTAAGTTTGCTAACCATCATGAGTTATTGATTTAAAATCATATTGTTTTAATAATAAAGTTCTTAAAGTAAAAAAACCTTGAAAGGCATTTAGCCAATCAAGGTTTTTGAGACTATTTAATATTGCATATGTTATCTATTTTCAAAGAGCACTCCCCAATTTCTAAACTTAACCCAAAATTCTCCATCAAAAACTGTCTCTTTATTTAATCCGTAAGATATAGCTAATTCTCTCCATTCGTTCAAATTAAAATTATTGGGGTATTTTCGAACTTTCATTAATTCAATTACTAACCCCTCAAATGACATTTCATATTCACCGTGTTCGTAGAAATGCCTTACTTCTTCTATTGCATCAGATGAGATAATTCCTTCTGATGCTGAAATATAGCTTGCTAATCTCTCATTATCGTTGTTCATCATAACGTCCCCTTGAAATTATTTTGACCCCAATGGATAAGCTGTTGAAATTTTTCCTGCATGGTTGGGATGTGTATTTGGTTAAAAATCAACCCTAATTTTAACTCCATCACGAATACCTATTGCATATGGAGAATTCCACTTTCCAACCCCTGTTACCGTTTTAGGATCAGTTGCTATATCTGAAACTTGGTGAAGAATTCGCTCATCACTCCAACTTGATGGAAACTCATCTTTCCCCTTTCCTGCACCGGCTCTATGCCTGTTTAAAATATGGTCTTTCCTAAATCCTGTTAAGTCAACATGGTCGTCAATTTTAGTTAAACCTTTTCCTGATTTACCCGTACCCTATGTTGTAATCTTAAAATCTAAAAATAATAAAGTCAGCCATTTTAGCACCTTATTAAACTATTTCTTTCTCTTTTATTATCGGTAATTCATAGGCTGTTTTATGCTTCATCATTCCATAAACAATGTTCACAAGCCTTCTCATTATGCACACCAACGCTTGTCCCTTAGTCTTGCCTTCTTTCAGCTTCCGTTGGTAATAAGCATGAAACACTGGGTTCCGTGGCAATTTACTCCCTTTTGCTACTTGCACTTGTTGAACAGCCAAGTTGTAAAATATAGCGTGCAGAGCCCGATTGAAAAGCTAAAGGCTAATCAAGGTCTTTAAATTCTATCTATGCTTACTCTTTAGAGATGTACTCGAATGGAATATAGTCCGCCAACCATATAGTATTATTACCTTTGTAAAACTTTATTCCTTCATTCAGAGCCTTCTCGGAATCAATTCTTAGTATAACGGGGGAAAAGTCTTTTCTTTTTCCTACTAAAAATGCCGTATCTTTGTCAGCTGATAGATGAACAAATTGTCTACTCACAGGTTGAAGACCTTGGTTTAATATTTGCTCCACCAAATGTCTTGCTGTGCCATGGTAAACGATTGAAGGGGGAATCCCTGTTCTCTTTTTTATTTTCTGAGGTCTAGAATGTCCATACAAGGCTCTAATTTTCCCCTTTGAGATCTCATGTCGTTTTTTATCTGATACCACAATCATTTTAAACAAATCATTAACATCTAGATGTTTCCAGAGTTTGTTAACTCTAAAGGTTATTAATAGTTGTTCAATATCTATCCAACCTTCATCATCTAACTCTAATTCATACTCCCAAGGAGCATGACGTAGCGCATACGAAATTTCTTTACTTAGTTTAAAGTAATCCATACTCCTCCAACCTTTTGTTTTAGCCCCCTTAAAAAGAGGGCTTTAGATTATAAATTTAACCCTTTAATGAAATTGGTTCCTAGAAATTCATAAGCACCAAAGCCATCAAAATAAATCAAATAATGGTTATAATAAGTCTTGTCGTTTTTTATAGGACTTTCTTCTTTTAACCAATTAGACATTTTTACAATTCCCACAGCATTATACGCCTTTAGCATATCCTCGTTAACCATGTTATCAGGAGTATGCATATACTTAGCAACGTCTTTAAATGTAATTCCTGTCCATTCATAAGAACCCGATTCTGATTCAAAATCAAACATGAGGATATAATCACTTCCCCTTTGTTCAACCTTGGGAGTATGCATAAAGTCTTGAGCTAACTCATCAATTATAAAAACTTTTTCAACTTCCATGCCTAACCTCCTCATTTTAAACTACTAGCATTTTTTCCTACACCAGTAATTCTAAGAACATCCGTTCCATAATTGTCCAATCCATTTCGCAACAATCTCTCGGTTATTTTGGCTTCAATTACTGATTCTCCAGTTCTATTGACTAAATTCCAATCTGATTCTGCAATACCTGCACGTTTTAGTGCTAATGAAGATCTAGTATTTTCGATTAATTTTACACCATTCCTTTCGATGTAAACCACAGGAACATCCTTAACATTTATTTGACCATTTCGAATCATACCTGAAACTTCTCCAATTGTTTTGCCAGCAAATTTTCCTTCTTGGCTGAAATTTGGTGATGCAGTTGTCTGTGTAAACTTCGAATTACCCGTACCCTTAGTAAACTTCCCGAGATCGAGATGCCCATTCTGATTACTGATTTGGGTGGTTGCTCGTTTCCAAAAACTACCCGAATGAGTAGCGATTCCTTTAAATGCTTTCCCTATTCCTTGAATCGCAAATTTTGTCGCGTATTTCCCTGCAACCTTCGCTCCAGGTATCGGAATCAAGGAAGCGACAATTCCACCGACTTCCGCAAATCGACTCACCGTATCTAATTGCTTTCCTGTGACGAGATCGACTCCAGTGACGGCTTGTTGTATCCCTTTAAAGGTAGAAACTCCTGGGATGACATCGAGTGCCACGGAACCAGCACGTCGAATGGATGTCGAAGCATTCTGTTTCGCGTTAGTTCCTACGACAACCTTTGGTGTGGATGGTTGAACCTGTATTAAATGCTTGTTCCGTTCCCGATCTACATAGCTATCGAATGCGGTTGGTCGACTGATCTTAATGCCCAACATTTTCGCATTGGCCGGTGCGCCGTACTTCGCAATTTCTTCGGCGTTTTGCCCTGCGATTTCTTCGGCACTGATAAAGTCAATCCATTCTTCTGTGTAGTTTTCACGGAAGGTTTCCGTACTATGGTAGTCATCGCCATACTTCCGTTCTAAATCATCGATGGTAATCGTCGTCATTTTTGTATAGTCGTATGTCCATGTGTTCGACACATCTCGCTGATACGTTTGCGTATACTGTCTCGCTTCCATGACTTCTTTGACCAACCGTGTATCAGAAGTCGTTTTGTTCATGCCGACAAAATCCCAATAATGATAATTGGTAAACAGTCCATTTTGCTTCTCGATCGAGTCATAATCACGTTGTGCACGAACCCACGACGGAATGGCACCCGTTCCTTCATCGACACCTACTGCCACATGACCACTTGGATCCCACATATTCACTGGGTTATTCAGCGCATACGAATAGCGATTTTGTGTTTGCGGAAGCGCTAGTTCTCCTGGATACGTATCCTCACTCAAAAATTTCCCTGCAGTCGGGTTATACCAACGGGCATTTAAGTCGACGAGTCCTGTCTTCCCATCATATCGCATTCCGGTGTATCCGTGATGGTTATACGGCGTGGTCGTGCCAGTGAAAATGCCGCCAAAGGCATCGTAACGATACTGTTCAATGATGTCGCCATGGCGATCGGTTACTTCTGATACATTTCGTTGCCCATCATACTGGTAATACAGCAATCCACCAGTCGTTTTCAGATTCGGGTCATGTGCTGGATTGGATAATCCGTGCATACCGAACATTTTTCGTGACGTTAGCTGACCGTTTGGACCATTGGTGTACTCTGCATATGGAGAGCCAGTTTCGCTATACTCCTTATGAAGCGTTGTGGAGTCGCCTTCATAGAGGTACGTGGTCTCTTTGTGATAGACCTGCGCTTCTCCATTCTCACCATATTGCTTGTACAGCCCAATTTTCTTCCCTTTTCCTGGATTATTAAAGGGTCCTGATCCTTTCCCAGCATTGCCAGCGGCATTGTGGCAATTTGCCTTTCCATTTCCTTTTCCATTGTTTGAATGACCATTTTCGTTCTTTTTCTCGTCGCCTCTCCCATTATTTCCTTTGTTTTTATCATTTCCTTTTTTGATGCCTTCGTATTCTTTCCACGACATTTCCTCTCGGTATACTCTTCGACCAAGTCCATCATAGGAGTAACTGACATAACTTTCATCCTGGAATTCTGCGAGTGTTAATTGATTGGCATTGTTAAAGGTATAGCTTGTTTTTCCTTCCGCATTTTCCGAGGATTGAATGTTTCCATTCGCATCATACGAAAAGCTTGTGTCACCTTCTTCTATTAATTGGTTTGACGCATTGTATGAATAGGTAACCGTAAAATCGTCATTTGTCATTGTGAGACGGTTACCCATTTTATCGTACGTATAGTAAACGTTCGTTACTGGTTCTAGTAAATAATCTGGCAAATCATCGACACGTTCCACATTCTCATCGAATTCGATTGTGCCGTCTGGACCACACGCAATCGGTGATTCCTTTTTCTTTCCTTTTCCATTTTGACCGAAATTTTCTTTATCTCCACTTTTGTTATTTCCATTATTGTTTCCATTTTGACCACTGATTCCTTTGCCGTTTCCATTCCCCTCATTCTTAGGAGATGGAGTAGCTTTTTCTTTTTCATTCGGCTGGCTCGCGATTGAAACAGAACTCTTGTTCACACTATTTTTCTTTCAGTATCTGTGTTGTTGCCTTTCGTGTTACCATCTTCTGGCGTATCGGGTGCCAGTTTTAATGCGCGAATTTTTTCTTCTGGGTACGTGACCTCTATTAGTCGTTCAAGTGCATCATAACTGTAAGCTGTCTGTGCTCCATCTTCTTCTGTTTGAAGGATTCGGTTCCCATTTTTATCATAATCATACGTAAAGGAAGAGAATACACCTTCTGTGTTTTCGTTTTCAATCGTCGATAAGTTTCCATCTAAGTTAAAGGAACGAGTAATCGAATTTCCATTACCTAAAATGCGGGATATCTCTCTTCCAAGTCCATTGTAATCAAATGTACTCACGAGTTCTTCTGGATCCGTTACACTTGTGAGTTGGTTGCGTTCATCATACGTGTATGTGGTGGTACGGTCTTCACTGTTTGTTATTTGCAAGATATTGCCAACT
The Paenisporosarcina cavernae genome window above contains:
- a CDS encoding recombinase family protein, with product MNVVGYIRVSTQGQARDGYSLKYQEEEIEACCKEKGWNLIHIFRDEGISGARVKEEALEIDRVGLQEMLAHLSSVQIQYVVVLNTSRLWRSDIVKVLIQRELKKYGCDIKSIEQPSYSIHKKDPNDFLVNGLMELLDQYQRLEIALKLTKGRNKKAKEGGYAGGRATFGYQKKKGEKELTIHNGQAEVVKRVFALKEVYKRMSLSKLAEQLNNEGYTTTLGKSFTKVQVKRILDRRSFYQGLYTYGNI
- a CDS encoding RNA 2'-phosphotransferase, with the protein product MDYFKLSKEISYALRHAPWEYELELDDEGWIDIEQLLITFRVNKLWKHLDVNDLFKMIVVSDKKRHEISKGKIRALYGHSRPQKIKKRTGIPPSIVYHGTARHLVEQILNQGLQPVSRQFVHLSADKDTAFLVGKRKDFSPVILRIDSEKALNEGIKFYKGNNTIWLADYIPFEYISKE
- a CDS encoding RHS repeat-associated core domain-containing protein, yielding MNKSSVSIASQPNEKEKATPSPKNEGNGNGKGISGQNGNNNGNNKSGDKENFGQNGKGKKKESPIACGPDGTIEFDENVERVDDLPDYLLEPVTNVYYTYDKMGNRLTMTNDDFTVTYSYNASNQLIEEGDTSFSYDANGNIQSSENAEGKTSYTFNNANQLTLAEFQDESYVSYSYDGLGRRVYREEMSWKEYEGIKKGNDKNKGNNGRGDEKKNENGHSNNGKGNGKANCHNAAGNAGKGSGPFNNPGKGKKIGLYKQYGENGEAQVYHKETTYLYEGDSTTLHKEYSETGSPYAEYTNGPNGQLTSRKMFGMHGLSNPAHDPNLKTTGGLLYYQYDGQRNVSEVTDRHGDIIEQYRYDAFGGIFTGTTTPYNHHGYTGMRYDGKTGLVDLNARWYNPTAGKFLSEDTYPGELALPQTQNRYSYALNNPVNMWDPSGHVAVGVDEGTGAIPSWVRAQRDYDSIEKQNGLFTNYHYWDFVGMNKTTSDTRLVKEVMEARQYTQTYQRDVSNTWTYDYTKMTTITIDDLERKYGDDYHSTETFRENYTEEWIDFISAEEIAGQNAEEIAKYGAPANAKMLGIKISRPTAFDSYVDRERNKHLIQVQPSTPKVVVGTNAKQNASTSIRRAGSVALDVIPGVSTFKGIQQAVTGVDLVTGKQLDTVSRFAEVGGIVASLIPIPGAKVAGKYATKFAIQGIGKAFKGIATHSGSFWKRATTQISNQNGHLDLGKFTKGTGNSKFTQTTASPNFSQEGKFAGKTIGEVSGMIRNGQINVKDVPVVYIERNGVKLIENTRSSLALKRAGIAESDWNLVNRTGESVIEAKITERLLRNGLDNYGTDVLRITGVGKNASSLK